The following coding sequences lie in one Myxococcus xanthus genomic window:
- a CDS encoding ABC transporter ATP-binding protein, which produces MATVSLEDVRKVYRGGVVAVKGVSLDIADGEFISLVGPSGCGKSTTLNLIAGLEEMSGGTLRIDGAVVNDMSPRERDIAMVFQSYALYPHLDVARNLAFPLKVAGMAKEDIDARVREVASLLGLEGLLSRRPKELSGGQRQRVALGRALVRRPKVFLFDEPLSNLDAALRTQMRGEIKKLHEQLKATFVYVTHDQAEAMTLSDRVVVMNQGEVLQVAPPRELYDAPANLFVAGFFGAPRINLVRPRTLGLPDADVVLGLRPEHLEVGQGTPPPDALEGRVYLVELMGAESWVTVDVAGERMVARAAGDFRVPTGAPVWLRYDAAKPRRFDAKSGRAL; this is translated from the coding sequence TTGGCGACGGTGTCCCTGGAGGACGTGCGCAAGGTGTACCGGGGCGGCGTGGTCGCGGTGAAGGGCGTGAGCCTGGACATCGCGGACGGCGAGTTCATCTCGCTGGTGGGCCCGTCGGGCTGCGGCAAGTCCACGACCCTGAACCTCATCGCCGGGCTGGAGGAGATGTCGGGCGGCACGCTGCGCATCGACGGCGCGGTGGTGAATGACATGTCACCGCGGGAGCGGGACATCGCCATGGTGTTCCAGAGCTACGCGCTCTACCCGCACCTGGACGTGGCGCGGAACCTCGCCTTCCCGCTGAAGGTGGCGGGGATGGCGAAGGAGGACATCGACGCGCGCGTGCGCGAGGTGGCTTCGCTGCTGGGGCTGGAGGGCCTGCTGTCGCGCAGGCCGAAGGAGCTGTCGGGAGGCCAGCGGCAGCGCGTGGCATTGGGGCGCGCCCTGGTCCGCCGCCCCAAGGTGTTCCTCTTCGACGAGCCGCTGTCCAACCTGGACGCGGCGTTGCGCACGCAGATGCGGGGGGAAATCAAGAAGCTGCACGAGCAGCTCAAGGCCACCTTCGTCTACGTCACCCATGACCAGGCGGAGGCGATGACGCTGTCGGACCGCGTGGTGGTGATGAACCAGGGCGAGGTGCTGCAGGTGGCCCCGCCGCGCGAGCTGTACGACGCGCCGGCGAACCTGTTCGTGGCGGGCTTCTTCGGCGCGCCGCGCATCAACCTGGTGAGGCCCCGGACGTTGGGGCTGCCGGACGCGGACGTGGTGTTGGGGCTGCGCCCCGAGCACCTGGAGGTGGGGCAGGGCACGCCGCCACCGGACGCGCTGGAGGGCCGCGTGTACCTGGTGGAACTCATGGGCGCGGAGAGCTGGGTGACGGTGGACGTGGCCGGGGAGCGCATGGTGGCGCGCGCCGCCGGGGACTTCCGTGTGCCCACGGGCGCTCCGGTGTGGCTGCGGTATGACGCGGCGAAGCCGCGGCGCTTCGATGCGAAGTCGGGCCGGGCCCTGTAG
- a CDS encoding ABC transporter ATP-binding protein, whose product MSPSSPPSSRKLAIEVRDLHKSFGDQHALRGVNLEVPEGTTCVLMGVSGSGKTVLMKHIMGLLRPDRGTVQVDGEDIARMNEAALDQMRRKQGILFQANALFDSLTVFDNVAFPLRERTRMPEAEIAETVNKTLERVGLSHATQRFPGELSGGMQKRVGFARATILQPKILLYDDPTAGLDPLTTAAVNEIITSGKQQLGATSLVITPDVASAFGMADHLALMHEGRIVEYGPPDAFRESQHPAVKAFLRNWLQRRAQSRRAAQA is encoded by the coding sequence ATGAGTCCCTCGAGCCCACCGTCCTCCCGCAAGCTGGCCATCGAAGTGCGGGACCTCCACAAGTCCTTCGGAGACCAGCACGCGCTGCGTGGGGTGAATCTGGAAGTGCCAGAGGGCACCACCTGTGTGCTGATGGGCGTGTCTGGGTCGGGCAAGACAGTGCTGATGAAGCACATCATGGGCCTCTTGCGGCCGGACCGGGGCACCGTCCAGGTGGATGGCGAGGACATCGCGCGGATGAACGAGGCCGCGCTGGACCAGATGCGCCGCAAGCAGGGCATCCTCTTCCAGGCGAACGCCCTCTTCGACTCGCTCACCGTGTTCGACAACGTGGCCTTCCCCCTGCGTGAGCGCACCCGCATGCCCGAGGCGGAAATCGCCGAGACGGTGAACAAGACGCTGGAGCGCGTGGGCCTGTCGCATGCGACGCAGCGCTTCCCCGGCGAGCTGTCCGGCGGCATGCAGAAGCGCGTGGGCTTCGCGCGCGCCACCATCCTCCAGCCGAAGATTCTCCTCTACGACGACCCCACCGCCGGACTGGATCCGCTCACCACCGCGGCGGTGAATGAAATCATCACCAGCGGCAAGCAGCAGCTCGGCGCCACCTCGCTGGTGATTACGCCGGACGTGGCCTCCGCCTTCGGCATGGCGGACCACCTGGCCCTGATGCACGAAGGCCGCATCGTGGAGTACGGCCCGCCAGACGCATTTCGCGAATCGCAGCACCCCGCGGTGAAAGCCTTCCTCCGCAACTGGCTCCAGCGTCGCGCGCAGAGCCGTCGCGCGGCCCAGGCCTGA
- a CDS encoding DUF3142 domain-containing protein, which produces MSLPSPSPHAAARTRRGRLATLAVLMSCSTPTPPAPPRVVLWAWERPEDLRFLATTERPVSVAFLLATLALTETEVREHPRRQPLHVPPGTPLRATVRMEAQPGASLAKYPPERLHALADRLATLARLPELTALQIDFDARASEYDAYVALLQALRQKLPPSMALSITGLASWCTPGSWLTHAPVDEVVPQLFRMGPEAPTWRARFARGLPAPCRGSVGLALDEWQPVPPGVSTLYVFNPRPWTPEAFARAVAELHP; this is translated from the coding sequence ATGAGTCTCCCATCTCCTTCGCCCCACGCGGCAGCACGAACACGGCGCGGCCGGCTGGCCACCCTCGCCGTGCTCATGTCGTGCAGCACGCCCACGCCGCCAGCGCCTCCACGCGTGGTGCTCTGGGCCTGGGAGCGGCCGGAGGACCTCCGCTTCCTCGCGACGACGGAGCGCCCGGTCAGCGTGGCCTTCCTGCTGGCCACGCTCGCGCTCACGGAGACGGAGGTGCGCGAACACCCGCGCAGGCAGCCGCTCCACGTTCCGCCCGGGACACCCTTGAGGGCCACGGTGCGGATGGAAGCCCAGCCGGGCGCGTCGCTCGCGAAGTACCCGCCCGAAAGACTGCACGCGCTGGCGGACCGGCTCGCCACGCTGGCGCGCCTTCCGGAGCTGACGGCGCTCCAGATTGACTTCGATGCCCGCGCGTCCGAATACGACGCCTACGTCGCGCTGCTCCAGGCGCTCCGTCAGAAGCTGCCCCCATCGATGGCGCTGTCCATCACCGGCCTCGCCTCATGGTGCACGCCCGGAAGCTGGCTGACGCACGCGCCCGTGGACGAGGTGGTGCCCCAGCTCTTCCGTATGGGCCCGGAGGCCCCCACGTGGCGGGCACGCTTCGCGCGCGGCCTTCCCGCCCCATGCCGGGGCAGCGTGGGGCTGGCGCTCGATGAGTGGCAGCCCGTGCCCCCTGGCGTCTCCACCCTCTACGTCTTCAACCCCCGGCCCTGGACGCCCGAGGCGTTCGCGCGCGCGGTGGCGGAGCTCCATCCATGA
- a CDS encoding sterol desaturase family protein: MSLEVLGGGAAISFGVLACVFWPLEKAWAARPGQPLLRPAFRTDLAYFVAQYLVLAPLALLVLSRVKALCHVDVLTGFQAAVARQPWWLQALEAVVLCDLLVYGFHRLSHQVGFLWRFHAVHHSAEHLDWLAAHREHPVDGLLTQLVVNLPALMMGFPLETLAMLIAFRGMWAIFIHSNVRLPLGPLGFLFGAPELHHWHHARERHTRHNFGNLAPWTDWLFGTYHRPTGPEQYPLGLVEPFPRRFWAQLFSPVARATDSRNTQR, encoded by the coding sequence ATGAGCCTGGAGGTCCTAGGCGGGGGGGCCGCGATTTCCTTCGGGGTGCTCGCGTGTGTCTTCTGGCCCTTGGAGAAGGCCTGGGCCGCGCGACCGGGCCAGCCCCTGCTGCGGCCCGCGTTCCGCACCGACCTCGCCTACTTCGTCGCGCAGTACCTGGTGCTCGCGCCACTGGCGCTGCTCGTGCTGAGCCGCGTGAAGGCGCTCTGCCATGTGGACGTCCTGACCGGGTTCCAGGCCGCCGTGGCACGCCAGCCCTGGTGGCTTCAGGCACTTGAAGCGGTGGTGCTCTGCGACCTGCTCGTCTACGGCTTCCACCGCCTGTCCCACCAGGTGGGCTTCCTCTGGCGCTTCCACGCCGTCCACCACTCCGCCGAGCACCTCGACTGGCTCGCCGCGCACCGCGAGCACCCCGTGGACGGACTGCTCACGCAGTTGGTGGTGAACCTTCCCGCGTTGATGATGGGCTTTCCGCTCGAGACGCTGGCGATGCTCATCGCCTTCCGCGGGATGTGGGCCATCTTCATCCACTCCAACGTCCGGCTGCCGCTGGGGCCGTTGGGCTTCCTCTTCGGCGCGCCGGAGCTGCACCACTGGCACCACGCGCGCGAACGGCACACGCGGCACAACTTCGGCAACCTCGCGCCGTGGACGGACTGGCTCTTCGGCACCTACCACCGGCCCACTGGGCCCGAGCAGTATCCGCTCGGGCTCGTGGAGCCGTTTCCCCGGCGCTTCTGGGCCCAGCTCTTCTCGCCCGTGGCGCGGGCGACTGACAGCAGGAATACGCAACGCTGA
- a CDS encoding alpha/beta fold hydrolase — translation MPMLTVNRTELYYEDSGGTGVPVVFSHGLLWSCRLFDPQVEALSGRYRCIAYDHRGQGQSAVPPARVIDMETVYLDAVALIERLGVGPCHFVGLSMGGFVGMRIAARRPDLLRSLVLMETSADPEPLHNVPRYTLLNLTARLAGLRPVADPVMRIMFGRSFMTDPNRAEERSRWRTRLMENRRDIWRAVNGVIERRGVAHEIPHIRVPTLVVVGAEDTATVPAKAQRLHRLIPGSRLVTLPRGGHSSTVEEPALVNATLGTFLDAQSETRTSRAG, via the coding sequence ATGCCGATGCTGACCGTCAACAGAACGGAGCTGTACTACGAGGACTCGGGTGGCACGGGCGTGCCCGTCGTCTTCAGCCACGGCCTGCTGTGGAGTTGCCGCCTCTTCGATCCGCAGGTGGAAGCGCTGAGCGGACGTTACCGCTGCATCGCCTATGACCACCGGGGCCAGGGCCAGAGCGCCGTGCCTCCGGCGCGCGTCATCGACATGGAGACGGTGTACCTGGACGCGGTGGCACTCATCGAGCGGCTGGGCGTGGGGCCCTGTCACTTCGTGGGCCTGTCCATGGGCGGCTTCGTCGGCATGCGCATCGCCGCGCGGCGGCCGGACCTGCTGCGCTCGCTGGTGCTGATGGAGACGTCCGCCGACCCGGAGCCCCTTCACAACGTGCCGCGCTACACGCTGCTCAACCTCACCGCGCGCCTGGCGGGCCTGCGCCCGGTGGCGGACCCGGTGATGCGCATCATGTTCGGCCGCAGCTTCATGACGGACCCCAATCGGGCCGAGGAGCGCAGCCGCTGGCGCACGCGCCTCATGGAGAACCGCCGCGACATCTGGCGCGCCGTCAACGGCGTCATCGAACGGCGCGGCGTGGCCCACGAAATCCCACACATCCGCGTGCCCACGCTCGTCGTCGTCGGCGCCGAGGACACGGCCACTGTCCCCGCCAAGGCGCAGCGCTTGCACCGGCTCATCCCCGGCTCACGCCTGGTGACACTGCCGCGCGGAGGGCACTCCTCCACCGTGGAGGAGCCCGCGCTCGTCAATGCCACCTTGGGGACGTTCCTGGACGCGCAATCAGAGACGCGGACCTCCAGGGCGGGGTGA
- a CDS encoding AAA family ATPase translates to MLKLQWLQVHQFRTVKSGTRLLFSPSLNVLLGENGTGKSMLLDLAAAVVSSDFTPLRHEAFDLEYALAADTGRITVRVRNVPSGAEGTSGLSMDITVAPRDMAWPLVIHREGQQLRVSREDDTTDVVHERIAPEVGGRLWLVLMTGGIAWVEKTGEGTAAVEPMLAMAREVSAQADLRRFDEGLAHFDQLWRAELRLSRRAEGVLATGTGVASEDLLDGLRKVAAAQWGAARYVLSSENVPFLRDAARLLGFASAEALLSPLETQPQGKYETLSLGNLDLCFVTAAGQRLSARQLGYGQKRLVAFLHYLAHARAVVIADEVAHAFHPRQVRAILEQLEPRQALLTSQSPELLDSLTFDSPEQVRSTFVRCRREEDTGRLIWENLSPDAAGDFFTAWRAEPRRVGELLQAKGLW, encoded by the coding sequence ATGCTCAAGCTCCAGTGGCTCCAGGTTCACCAGTTCCGCACGGTGAAGTCCGGGACGCGGTTGCTCTTCAGCCCGTCCCTCAACGTGCTGCTCGGGGAGAACGGCACCGGGAAGTCCATGCTGCTGGACCTCGCCGCCGCCGTCGTCAGCTCGGACTTCACGCCGCTGCGACATGAGGCGTTCGACCTCGAATATGCACTGGCCGCGGATACCGGCCGCATCACCGTGCGCGTGCGCAACGTGCCCTCGGGTGCGGAAGGCACGAGCGGCCTTTCCATGGACATCACCGTGGCCCCGCGCGACATGGCCTGGCCGCTGGTCATCCACCGCGAGGGCCAGCAGCTCCGCGTCTCCCGTGAGGACGACACCACCGACGTCGTGCATGAGCGCATCGCTCCCGAAGTCGGGGGCCGGCTCTGGCTCGTCCTGATGACGGGCGGCATCGCCTGGGTGGAGAAGACGGGCGAGGGCACCGCCGCCGTCGAGCCGATGCTGGCCATGGCGCGGGAAGTCTCCGCGCAGGCCGACCTCCGCCGCTTCGACGAGGGGCTCGCCCACTTCGACCAGCTCTGGCGCGCCGAGCTGCGGCTCTCCCGTCGCGCGGAGGGCGTGCTCGCCACGGGCACGGGCGTGGCCTCGGAGGACCTGCTCGACGGCCTGCGCAAGGTCGCCGCCGCGCAGTGGGGCGCCGCCCGTTATGTGCTGTCCTCGGAGAACGTCCCCTTCCTCCGTGACGCCGCCCGGCTCCTCGGCTTCGCGTCCGCGGAGGCGCTCCTGTCCCCGCTGGAGACCCAACCCCAGGGCAAATACGAAACGCTGTCCCTGGGCAACCTGGACCTCTGCTTCGTCACCGCCGCCGGCCAGCGCCTCTCCGCCCGTCAGCTCGGCTACGGTCAGAAGCGCCTGGTGGCCTTCCTCCACTACCTGGCCCACGCCCGCGCCGTCGTCATCGCGGACGAGGTCGCGCACGCCTTCCACCCCCGGCAGGTCCGCGCCATCCTCGAACAGCTCGAACCCCGGCAGGCCCTGCTCACCAGCCAAAGCCCAGAGCTGCTCGACAGCCTCACCTTCGACTCGCCCGAGCAGGTGCGCTCCACCTTCGTGCGCTGCCGCCGCGAGGAGGACACCGGCCGCCTCATCTGGGAGAACCTGTCCCCCGACGCCGCCGGGGACTTCTTCACCGCCTGGCGCGCCGAGCCCCGCCGCGTGGGCGAGCTGCTTCAAGCCAAGGGTCTCTGGTAG